In Streptomyces violaceusniger Tu 4113, one DNA window encodes the following:
- a CDS encoding LacI family DNA-binding transcriptional regulator, translating to MRPPTIRDVAERAGVSKSLVSLVLRGSEQVRPEKRQAVLAAVEELGYRPNAAARSLSERRTRTVGVLLNDLRNPWFVELLDGLNSQLYASGLRTLLADGRLNRRLGEDLTHTFTELRVDGLIAVGTLPDPAAVRTAAARVPTVVAGTREPVLPHVDIVAGDDELGARLATEHLIGLGHRRVAHIAGQGVVGELRRRGFEAVMREHGLSGSAAVEQGDLTEEGGYRATVRLLGAPHRPTAVFAFNDMAGVGALSAAEELGLRVPDDLSLVGYDNTYLARLRHLWLTTVDNANHDIGRRAARRLLDRIADPARPGEVALTAPALEVRGTTAPPRSAD from the coding sequence ATGAGACCACCGACGATCCGCGATGTCGCCGAACGGGCCGGAGTGTCGAAGTCGCTGGTCTCCCTGGTGCTGCGCGGCTCCGAGCAGGTGCGCCCCGAGAAGCGGCAGGCCGTCCTGGCCGCCGTCGAGGAGCTCGGCTACCGGCCCAACGCCGCCGCGCGCAGCCTCAGCGAGCGGCGCACCCGGACCGTCGGGGTACTCCTGAACGATCTGCGCAACCCCTGGTTCGTGGAGCTGCTCGACGGCCTCAACTCCCAGTTGTACGCGAGCGGTCTGCGGACGCTGCTGGCCGACGGCCGGCTCAACCGGCGGCTCGGCGAGGACCTCACCCACACCTTCACCGAGCTGCGGGTCGACGGCCTGATCGCGGTCGGCACGCTCCCGGACCCGGCGGCGGTGCGCACGGCGGCCGCGCGGGTGCCCACGGTGGTCGCGGGCACCCGCGAGCCCGTGCTGCCCCACGTGGACATCGTCGCGGGCGACGACGAGCTGGGCGCCCGCCTCGCCACCGAGCACCTCATCGGTCTCGGCCACCGGCGCGTCGCCCATATCGCCGGGCAGGGAGTGGTCGGCGAGCTGCGCCGCCGCGGATTCGAGGCGGTCATGCGCGAGCACGGCCTGTCCGGGTCGGCGGCCGTGGAGCAGGGCGATCTGACCGAGGAGGGCGGCTACCGGGCCACGGTCCGGCTGCTGGGCGCGCCGCACCGGCCCACCGCCGTCTTCGCGTTCAACGACATGGCCGGGGTCGGCGCCCTGTCGGCCGCCGAGGAGCTCGGCCTCCGGGTGCCGGACGACCTCTCCCTCGTCGGCTACGACAACACCTATCTCGCGCGGCTGCGCCATCTGTGGCTCACCACCGTGGACAACGCCAACCACGACATCGGCCGTCGCGCCGCACGCCGCCTGCTCGACCGGATCGCCGACCCCGCCCGCCCCGGCGAAGTCGCCCTCACCGCTCCGGCCCTCGAGGTCCGCGGCACGACCGCGCCACCGCGATCGGCCGACTGA
- a CDS encoding Gfo/Idh/MocA family protein — MVSTLGVAVVGFGWMGRVHTQAYVRLPHHFPQQSVRPELVAVADEVPGRAEEAAGRYGFATAVRDWQEVAADPRVQAVSIAAPNFLHREIGIAMARAGKHIWIEKPVGLTADDARAVAAAVAEAGVQGAVGFNYRNAPAVQTARAMIAAGEIGTVTHARVRLFSDYAAHPESALTWRYERARGGSGVLGDLASHGVDLARFLLGEIDALTADTAVFVPERARPTGATAGHTRSTGGELGPVENEDYVSCLLRFASGARGVLEACRVSVGEQNTYGFEIHGTKGALFWDFRRMGELGVSHGTAYQDQPVSTVYIGPGHGEYAAFQPGAANSMGYDDLKVIEAYHFVRSIAEGTAYGATLDDAVHSATVLDAMARSAERGTWVSPG; from the coding sequence ATGGTGAGTACGCTCGGGGTCGCCGTCGTGGGATTCGGCTGGATGGGACGGGTGCACACCCAGGCGTACGTCCGGCTGCCGCACCACTTCCCGCAGCAGTCCGTACGGCCCGAACTGGTCGCTGTCGCCGACGAGGTGCCCGGACGGGCCGAGGAGGCCGCCGGGCGGTACGGCTTCGCCACCGCCGTCCGGGACTGGCAGGAGGTCGCCGCCGACCCCCGCGTCCAGGCGGTGAGCATCGCCGCGCCGAACTTTCTGCACCGCGAGATCGGCATCGCCATGGCCCGGGCGGGCAAGCACATCTGGATCGAGAAGCCGGTCGGGCTCACCGCCGACGACGCCCGCGCGGTCGCCGCCGCCGTGGCCGAGGCCGGGGTCCAGGGCGCGGTCGGCTTCAACTACCGCAACGCGCCCGCCGTCCAGACCGCACGCGCCATGATCGCCGCGGGTGAGATCGGCACCGTCACCCATGCCCGCGTCCGCCTCTTCAGTGACTACGCCGCCCACCCCGAGTCCGCTCTGACCTGGCGGTACGAACGCGCGCGGGGCGGCAGCGGAGTGCTGGGCGACCTCGCCTCACACGGGGTGGACCTGGCCCGTTTCCTGCTCGGCGAGATCGACGCCCTGACCGCCGACACCGCCGTTTTCGTGCCCGAGCGGGCCCGCCCCACCGGCGCCACCGCCGGCCACACCCGGTCCACCGGCGGCGAGCTGGGCCCGGTGGAGAACGAGGACTACGTCTCCTGCCTGCTGCGCTTCGCCTCCGGCGCCCGCGGGGTGCTGGAGGCGTGCCGGGTCTCGGTCGGCGAGCAGAACACCTACGGCTTCGAGATCCACGGCACCAAGGGCGCGCTCTTCTGGGACTTCCGGCGCATGGGCGAACTCGGCGTCAGCCACGGCACCGCCTACCAGGACCAGCCCGTCTCCACCGTGTACATCGGCCCCGGACACGGCGAGTACGCCGCCTTCCAGCCCGGCGCGGCCAACAGCATGGGCTATGACGATCTGAAGGTGATCGAGGCGTACCACTTCGTGCGCTCCATCGCCGAGGGCACCGCCTACGGCGCCACCCTGGACGACGCCGTGCACAGCGCCACCGTGCTGGACGCCATGGCCCGCTCCGCCGAGCGGGGCACCTGGGTGAGCCCCGGCTGA
- a CDS encoding alpha-L-arabinofuranosidase C-terminal domain-containing protein, producing MRSMGRIRPGLGLTLSALLTTSLAAASLTDPTAAGASSAAVTDYSITVDPDRAGPEIDDAMYGIFYEDINRAADGGLYAELVQNRSFEYDTADHASYTPLTSWTETTTGGATGTARVVNDAARLGEKNRNYLRLDLRGDGGGAGAGYGVTNAGYNTGIAVQAGKTYDFSVWARTDNPSGTPLTIGLHTASGATALASPLRATVRGDHWTKYTGTLTARATDTTGRLAVTAGGGGTVRLDMASLFPRDTYKGHPNGLRKDLAEKIAALKPGFLRFPGGCLVNTGSHRAYEAPDWERKRSYQWKDTVGPVEERPTNANPWGYNQSYGLGYYEYFQFAEDIGATPLPVVPALVTGCGQNKATDDPELLKRHIQDTLDLIEFANGPVTSTWGRKRAQMGHPKPFGLNRLEVGNEENLPDAFFERFTEFREAIEAKHPEITVISNSGPDDSGVTFDRAWELNRAAKVKMVDEHYYNSPQWFLENNKRYDSYDRQGPKVFLGEYASQDNRFGNSLAEAAYMTGLERNADVVRMASYAPLLANKDYVQWRPDLIWYDNAAAWGSTSYETQKLFMNNVGDQVVPSEASATPSLPSGPITGAVGLSTWATSVAYDDVQVTSADGATLLGDDFSGGDGKWTKATGTGSWQVRDGAYVQSDTGAENTMVTAGDRGWQNYDLNLKATKRAGSEGFLIAFGVKDTGNYYWWNLGGWGNTRSAVEKATDGAKQTMAEDGTKIETGRAYDVRIEVRGRQVTLYLDGKKWGAFTDDKVAEPFRQVVTRDKATGELIIKVVNAQDAAARTRIDLGQGVKVRRTARLTTLQGDPDAVNTATDQPIKPSSSTLDGVDTTFSHTFPANSITCLRIAARK from the coding sequence ATGCGATCAATGGGACGCATCAGACCGGGCCTCGGCCTCACCCTGAGCGCTCTGCTCACCACCTCGCTCGCCGCCGCCTCGCTCACCGACCCCACGGCCGCCGGAGCCTCCTCCGCGGCCGTGACCGACTACTCGATCACCGTCGATCCGGACCGCGCGGGCCCGGAGATCGACGACGCGATGTACGGCATCTTCTACGAGGACATCAACCGCGCCGCGGACGGCGGGCTGTACGCCGAGCTGGTCCAGAACCGGTCCTTCGAGTACGACACCGCCGACCACGCCTCGTACACACCGCTCACCTCGTGGACCGAGACCACGACCGGCGGCGCCACCGGCACGGCGCGGGTGGTGAACGACGCGGCGCGGCTGGGCGAGAAGAACCGCAACTATCTGCGGCTGGATCTGCGCGGGGACGGCGGCGGCGCCGGGGCGGGATACGGCGTCACCAACGCCGGATACAACACCGGCATCGCGGTCCAGGCCGGAAAGACGTACGACTTCTCGGTGTGGGCCCGCACCGACAACCCCTCGGGCACCCCGCTGACGATCGGGCTGCACACCGCCTCGGGCGCCACCGCGCTCGCCTCGCCGCTGCGCGCCACCGTGCGCGGGGACCACTGGACGAAGTACACCGGGACGCTCACCGCGCGCGCCACGGACACCACCGGACGGCTCGCGGTGACCGCCGGAGGTGGCGGCACCGTCCGGCTGGACATGGCCTCCCTCTTCCCCCGGGACACCTACAAGGGCCATCCGAACGGGCTCCGCAAGGACCTCGCGGAGAAGATCGCCGCGCTGAAGCCGGGCTTTCTGCGCTTCCCCGGCGGCTGTCTGGTGAACACCGGCAGCCACCGGGCGTACGAGGCACCGGACTGGGAGCGCAAGCGGTCCTACCAGTGGAAGGACACCGTCGGCCCGGTCGAGGAGCGGCCCACCAACGCCAACCCCTGGGGCTACAACCAGTCCTACGGCCTCGGCTACTACGAGTACTTCCAGTTCGCCGAGGACATCGGCGCGACACCGCTGCCCGTGGTGCCCGCCCTCGTCACCGGCTGCGGCCAGAACAAGGCCACCGACGACCCCGAGCTGCTGAAGCGCCACATCCAGGACACCCTCGACCTGATCGAGTTCGCCAATGGTCCGGTGACCTCCACCTGGGGCAGGAAGCGCGCGCAGATGGGACATCCGAAGCCCTTCGGGCTGAACCGTCTGGAGGTCGGCAACGAGGAGAACCTCCCCGACGCCTTCTTCGAGCGCTTCACCGAATTCCGCGAGGCCATCGAGGCGAAGCACCCGGAGATCACGGTGATCAGCAACTCCGGGCCCGACGACAGCGGCGTCACCTTCGACCGCGCGTGGGAGCTGAACCGCGCGGCCAAGGTGAAGATGGTCGACGAGCACTACTACAACAGCCCGCAGTGGTTCCTGGAGAACAACAAGCGCTACGACTCGTACGACCGCCAGGGCCCGAAGGTGTTCCTCGGTGAATACGCCTCGCAGGACAACCGCTTCGGCAACTCCCTCGCCGAGGCCGCGTACATGACCGGCCTGGAGCGCAACGCGGATGTGGTGAGGATGGCCTCCTACGCCCCGCTGCTGGCCAACAAGGACTACGTCCAGTGGCGGCCGGATCTGATCTGGTACGACAACGCCGCCGCCTGGGGCTCGACCAGTTATGAGACCCAGAAACTGTTCATGAACAACGTCGGCGACCAGGTCGTGCCGAGCGAGGCGTCCGCCACCCCGTCCCTCCCCTCCGGCCCGATCACCGGCGCCGTCGGCCTGTCCACCTGGGCCACCAGCGTCGCGTACGACGACGTCCAGGTCACCTCGGCGGACGGGGCCACGCTGCTCGGCGACGACTTCTCCGGCGGCGACGGCAAGTGGACGAAGGCCACCGGGACCGGCTCCTGGCAGGTGCGGGACGGCGCGTATGTGCAGTCCGACACCGGTGCCGAGAACACCATGGTCACCGCGGGCGACCGCGGCTGGCAGAACTACGACCTGAACCTGAAGGCCACCAAGCGCGCGGGCAGCGAGGGCTTCCTCATCGCCTTCGGGGTCAAGGACACCGGCAACTACTACTGGTGGAACCTCGGCGGCTGGGGCAACACCCGATCCGCCGTGGAGAAGGCCACGGACGGCGCCAAGCAGACGATGGCCGAGGACGGCACCAAGATCGAGACGGGCCGGGCGTACGACGTGCGGATCGAGGTCCGCGGCCGGCAGGTGACCCTGTACCTGGACGGGAAGAAGTGGGGCGCGTTCACCGATGACAAGGTCGCCGAGCCGTTCCGCCAGGTGGTGACGCGCGACAAGGCCACCGGTGAGCTCATCATCAAGGTCGTCAACGCCCAGGACGCGGCCGCCCGCACCCGTATCGACCTCGGCCAAGGGGTCAAGGTCCGGCGCACCGCGCGGCTGACCACGCTCCAGGGCGACCCGGACGCGGTGAACACCGCCACCGATCAGCCCATCAAGCCGAGCAGTTCCACACTCGACGGTGTGGACACCACCTTCAGTCACACCTTCCCCGCGAACTCCATCACGTGTCTGCGGATCGCGGCGCGGAAGTGA
- a CDS encoding TIGR03943 family putative permease subunit, which produces MNRKAQAIVLFLIGGAVLRAGFTGLYLRYVKAGLRPLLLAAGVVLIAAAVATLWYERPRTADGDPHAEEGDGGHAHREPRVSWLLVLPLFALILVAPPALGSYTAMHTGTALQRPWGFPALPDGDPLPLNVADYAGRAVYDHGHSLEHRRVEVTGFIALDGHGAPYLVRMALNCCAADAQPVKIGLTGRIPPVLQPDTWLQVIGTYTRKRTKDPVGGGTIPYLEVSSSRPVPAPHDPYDESWNG; this is translated from the coding sequence GTGAACCGGAAGGCTCAGGCGATCGTGCTGTTCCTCATCGGCGGGGCGGTGCTGCGGGCCGGTTTCACCGGCCTGTATCTGCGCTATGTGAAGGCGGGGCTGCGCCCGTTGCTCCTCGCGGCCGGTGTCGTCCTGATCGCGGCCGCCGTGGCCACCCTCTGGTACGAGCGGCCGCGCACGGCCGATGGCGACCCGCACGCGGAGGAGGGCGACGGCGGCCACGCCCACCGGGAACCACGGGTCTCCTGGCTCCTCGTGCTCCCGCTGTTCGCCCTCATCCTGGTGGCGCCGCCCGCGCTGGGCTCGTACACCGCCATGCACACCGGCACGGCGCTGCAACGCCCCTGGGGCTTCCCCGCGCTCCCCGACGGTGACCCGCTGCCGCTCAACGTGGCCGATTACGCGGGCCGCGCGGTGTACGACCACGGGCACTCCCTGGAACATCGGAGGGTCGAGGTCACCGGCTTCATCGCCCTCGACGGCCACGGCGCCCCCTACCTCGTCCGCATGGCCCTCAACTGCTGCGCCGCCGACGCCCAGCCCGTGAAGATCGGGCTGACCGGACGGATCCCCCCGGTGCTGCAACCCGACACCTGGCTCCAGGTCATCGGCACCTACACCCGTAAGCGGACCAAGGACCCCGTGGGCGGTGGAACCATCCCGTACCTCGAGGTCAGCAGCTCCCGGCCGGTCCCGGCCCCGCACGATCCGTACGACGAGAGCTGGAACGGCTGA
- a CDS encoding IlvD/Edd family dehydratase, protein MTDTGTHGRRRSAAWFGAEGRSGMVYRSWMRNQGYSGEVFDGRPVIGIATTWSELAPCNSHLQRVAESVKRGVWQAGGFPLEFPAMALGETLMRPTAMLYRNLLAMEAEELIRANPLDGVVLLSGCDKTTPGLLMAASSVDLPAIMVTGGPMLNGKYRGGDVGSGTQVWRFEAELAAGRMTEEECFFAEGCMARSNGHCMTMGTASTMASMAEALGMQLPYSASWPAVDSRRYETAQRAGQRIVAMVEEDLRPSQIMTRAAFENAIRVNAAIGGSTNAVIHLLAIAGRLGVPLSLDDFDALAREVPTLVDLQPSGRFLMEDFCYAGGLPAVMRELGALLHTGAATVNGRTVAENVADAECWNRQVIRTLDDPFQEAGTGTAVLRGNLAPDGAVIKQSAASRHLLRHRGRALVFDTPEDYIAVHADEDLPVDENTVLVIRGSGPRGYPGMPEVSNVVLPPKLLRKGVEDMVRICDGRMSGTGFGTVVLHVAPESAVGGPLALVRDDDWITLDVPARALTLEVGEAELERRRAAWQPPPPVAARGWSRLYTEHVLQADQGLDLDFLVGSSGHEVPHESH, encoded by the coding sequence GTGACTGACACGGGAACACACGGTCGGCGGCGCAGCGCGGCCTGGTTCGGCGCGGAGGGCCGGTCCGGCATGGTCTATCGGTCCTGGATGCGCAACCAGGGCTATTCCGGGGAGGTGTTCGACGGCCGTCCGGTGATCGGCATCGCCACGACGTGGTCGGAGCTGGCGCCCTGCAACAGCCATCTGCAGCGGGTGGCGGAGTCGGTGAAGCGCGGGGTCTGGCAGGCCGGTGGCTTTCCGCTGGAGTTCCCGGCGATGGCGCTGGGCGAGACGCTGATGCGGCCCACCGCGATGCTGTACCGCAATCTGCTGGCCATGGAGGCCGAGGAGCTGATACGGGCCAATCCGCTGGACGGTGTGGTGCTGCTGTCCGGCTGCGACAAGACCACCCCCGGTCTGCTGATGGCCGCCTCCAGCGTCGATCTGCCGGCCATCATGGTCACCGGCGGACCGATGCTCAACGGCAAGTACCGGGGCGGGGATGTGGGCTCGGGCACGCAGGTGTGGCGGTTCGAGGCCGAGCTCGCGGCCGGGCGGATGACCGAGGAGGAGTGTTTCTTCGCCGAGGGCTGCATGGCCCGGTCCAACGGGCACTGCATGACCATGGGCACCGCGTCCACCATGGCGTCGATGGCCGAGGCGCTCGGCATGCAACTGCCCTATTCGGCGAGCTGGCCGGCGGTGGACTCGCGGCGGTACGAGACGGCGCAGCGCGCCGGGCAGCGGATCGTGGCCATGGTGGAGGAGGATCTGCGGCCGTCGCAGATCATGACCCGGGCGGCGTTCGAGAACGCGATACGGGTCAACGCGGCCATCGGCGGCTCCACCAACGCGGTGATCCATCTGCTGGCCATCGCGGGGCGGCTGGGGGTGCCGCTGAGTCTCGACGACTTCGACGCGCTGGCCCGGGAGGTGCCCACACTGGTCGATCTGCAGCCCTCCGGACGGTTCCTGATGGAGGACTTCTGCTACGCCGGGGGCCTGCCGGCGGTGATGCGCGAGCTGGGCGCGCTGCTGCACACCGGTGCGGCCACGGTGAACGGGCGCACGGTGGCGGAGAACGTCGCCGACGCCGAGTGCTGGAACCGTCAGGTGATCCGGACACTGGACGATCCGTTCCAGGAAGCGGGCACCGGTACCGCGGTGCTGCGCGGCAATCTCGCACCCGACGGCGCGGTGATCAAACAGTCCGCCGCATCGCGCCACCTGCTCCGGCACCGCGGCCGGGCCCTGGTGTTCGACACACCGGAGGACTACATCGCCGTTCACGCCGATGAGGACCTGCCGGTGGACGAGAACACCGTGCTGGTGATCCGGGGCAGCGGCCCTCGTGGCTACCCGGGCATGCCCGAGGTCTCCAATGTGGTGCTGCCGCCCAAGTTGCTGCGCAAGGGCGTCGAGGACATGGTGCGGATCTGTGACGGCCGGATGTCCGGCACCGGCTTCGGCACCGTAGTGCTCCATGTGGCCCCCGAGTCCGCCGTCGGCGGCCCGCTGGCGCTGGTGCGCGACGACGACTGGATCACCCTGGACGTCCCGGCCCGTGCGCTCACCCTGGAGGTGGGCGAAGCGGAGCTGGAGCGCCGGCGGGCCGCCTGGCAGCCCCCGCCGCCGGTCGCCGCCCGGGGCTGGAGCAGGCTCTACACCGAGCATGTGCTCCAGGCGGACCAGGGGCTGGACCTGGACTTCCTGGTCGGCTCCAGCGGACACGAGGTGCCCCACGAGTCCCACTGA
- a CDS encoding SDR family oxidoreductase — protein sequence MRETSSTSHVALVTGANQGIGAATARALAARGAAVLCTCLRPRGPGEGDAPDPYHAARSIDGEEVAAEIRRAGGRAEAYEADLSDPAVPGRLFDLAEDRLGPVDILVNNASGWIQDTFTSDPADRFDRPLRPVTAQTWSRQFAVDAMAPALLIGELARRHRARGADWGRIVGLTSGGELGFPGEVSYGAAKAAQTDYTLSAAAELAALGITANVVQPPVTDTGWVTNEVRRFVASSTTHFHVADPDEVAKTIVFLASDEAALITGNVITLR from the coding sequence GTGCGGGAAACATCGTCAACCAGCCATGTCGCCCTGGTGACGGGGGCGAACCAGGGAATCGGCGCGGCGACGGCACGAGCGCTGGCGGCCCGCGGCGCCGCGGTGCTCTGCACCTGTCTGCGCCCCCGCGGCCCCGGTGAGGGGGACGCCCCCGATCCGTACCACGCCGCGCGGTCCATCGACGGCGAAGAGGTCGCGGCGGAGATCCGCCGGGCCGGAGGACGGGCCGAGGCATACGAAGCGGACCTCAGCGACCCCGCTGTTCCGGGGCGGCTCTTCGACCTCGCCGAGGACCGACTGGGCCCGGTCGACATCCTGGTCAACAACGCCTCGGGATGGATCCAGGACACCTTCACCTCCGATCCGGCCGACCGGTTCGACCGGCCGCTGCGCCCCGTCACCGCACAGACCTGGTCCCGGCAGTTCGCGGTGGACGCGATGGCGCCGGCGCTGCTGATCGGTGAGCTGGCCCGCCGCCACCGGGCACGCGGTGCCGACTGGGGGCGGATCGTGGGCCTGACGTCGGGAGGGGAGCTCGGTTTCCCCGGCGAGGTGTCCTACGGGGCGGCGAAAGCCGCGCAGACCGACTACACCCTCTCGGCGGCCGCGGAGCTGGCCGCCCTCGGCATCACGGCCAATGTGGTGCAGCCGCCCGTGACCGACACCGGGTGGGTTACGAACGAGGTCCGGCGGTTCGTCGCCTCGAGCACCACCCACTTCCATGTCGCCGATCCGGACGAGGTCGCGAAGACCATCGTCTTCCTCGCCTCGGACGAGGCCGCACTCATCACCGGAAACGTCATCACCCTTCGCTGA
- a CDS encoding alpha/beta hydrolase, whose amino-acid sequence MANTSPDPAATAPLGPPPPFDPELIAPLAAIGEILRPGGSGADPEAGDGQGVPGMETLTNEDLERDGAFLVEERSVPGPADAPEVSLLICRLADAATPTPALYHIHGGGMTVGHNRLGMPELLDLAQELRLAVVSVEYRLAPGTRHPGPVEDCYAGLRWTAEHAEELGIDPGRIVVVGGSAGGGLGAAVTLLARDRGGPALFGQLLMCPMLDDRNDTPSARQMTGIGVWDRAANEAGWTALLGDARGGDDVSPYAAPARATDLSGLPPAFIDVGSAETFRDEDVDYAGRIWRAGGSAELHVWSGAFHGFGGMAPQAAVSRDAREARRRWLRRLLAR is encoded by the coding sequence ATGGCGAACACCTCCCCCGATCCGGCGGCCACGGCGCCGCTCGGGCCACCGCCGCCGTTCGACCCGGAGCTCATCGCGCCACTCGCGGCAATCGGCGAGATACTGCGGCCCGGCGGGTCCGGGGCGGATCCGGAGGCGGGGGACGGTCAGGGCGTGCCCGGTATGGAGACGCTGACGAACGAGGACCTGGAGCGCGACGGAGCCTTCCTGGTCGAGGAGCGGTCCGTCCCCGGCCCGGCGGACGCGCCGGAGGTCTCGCTGCTGATCTGCCGGTTGGCGGACGCGGCCACTCCCACACCGGCGCTGTATCACATCCACGGCGGCGGCATGACGGTCGGCCACAACCGTCTGGGTATGCCGGAGTTGCTCGACCTCGCCCAGGAACTGCGGCTCGCCGTGGTGTCCGTCGAATACCGCCTGGCGCCGGGGACCCGGCATCCGGGGCCGGTCGAGGACTGCTACGCCGGGCTGCGCTGGACCGCCGAACACGCCGAAGAGCTGGGCATCGACCCGGGGCGCATCGTGGTCGTGGGCGGCAGCGCCGGTGGCGGCCTCGGCGCGGCCGTCACACTGCTGGCCCGGGACCGCGGCGGCCCGGCCCTGTTCGGGCAGTTGCTGATGTGTCCCATGCTCGACGACCGCAACGACACACCGTCCGCCCGGCAGATGACGGGGATCGGGGTGTGGGACCGCGCCGCCAACGAGGCCGGATGGACCGCGCTGCTCGGCGACGCACGCGGGGGCGACGACGTCTCGCCGTATGCCGCACCCGCCCGTGCCACGGATCTGTCCGGACTGCCGCCCGCGTTCATCGACGTCGGCTCGGCGGAGACCTTCCGCGACGAGGACGTGGACTACGCCGGCCGCATCTGGCGGGCCGGGGGATCGGCCGAACTGCACGTCTGGTCAGGGGCCTTCCACGGCTTCGGCGGCATGGCACCGCAGGCCGCCGTCTCGCGGGACGCACGGGAGGCGCGGCGGCGGTGGCTGCGCAGGCTCCTGGCCCGCTGA
- a CDS encoding SDR family NAD(P)-dependent oxidoreductase encodes MSGELSGATALVTGATAGIGRAVALGLAAMGAEVVVHGRDARRGAEVVQEVSAAGATARFVAADLAEADDVRRLAAEAGEVDVLVNNAGVYRFADTAGTSSEMFDVHMAINARAPLLLVGRIAPGMAARGHGAIVNLSTIAAGAPARNAGAYGASKAALELLTRVWADEFGGRGVRVNAVRSGPVRTPGTSEMGEEALRTVARATVLDRPAAPEEIAEAVLFLVSSRASYITGAVLEARGGELAIG; translated from the coding sequence ATGAGTGGTGAGCTGTCCGGAGCCACGGCCCTGGTCACGGGCGCCACGGCGGGGATCGGCCGCGCCGTGGCGCTGGGCCTGGCGGCGATGGGGGCCGAGGTCGTCGTGCACGGCCGGGACGCGCGGCGGGGTGCGGAAGTGGTCCAGGAGGTGTCCGCGGCGGGGGCCACGGCCCGGTTCGTGGCGGCGGATCTCGCCGAGGCCGACGATGTGCGGCGGCTGGCCGCCGAGGCGGGGGAGGTGGACGTCCTGGTCAACAACGCCGGCGTCTACCGGTTCGCGGACACCGCCGGGACCTCGTCCGAGATGTTCGACGTCCATATGGCCATCAACGCCCGCGCACCGCTTCTGCTGGTCGGGCGGATCGCACCGGGTATGGCCGCTCGGGGCCACGGGGCCATCGTCAACCTCAGCACCATCGCCGCCGGCGCCCCCGCCCGCAACGCCGGGGCGTACGGCGCCTCGAAGGCCGCGCTGGAGCTGCTGACCCGGGTGTGGGCCGATGAGTTCGGCGGCCGGGGAGTACGGGTCAACGCCGTCCGGTCGGGCCCGGTCCGTACGCCGGGCACCTCCGAGATGGGGGAGGAGGCCCTCCGGACCGTGGCGCGGGCCACGGTCCTGGACCGGCCCGCGGCGCCCGAGGAAATCGCCGAAGCCGTTCTGTTCCTGGTCTCCTCGCGGGCGAGCTACATCACCGGCGCCGTCCTGGAGGCCCGGGGCGGTGAACTCGCCATCGGCTGA
- a CDS encoding permease produces MSTTTKAAPTRAGRRDAGDPRGGRFDSSLGLIMLLVVVVTVQGPIRRALSAPVTQSWMTVFVAVVLQALPFLVLGVVLSALIAVFVPPSFFARALPRRPALAVPVAGVAGAVLPGCECASVPVAGALVRRGVTPAAALAFLLSAPAINPIVLTATAVAFPRDPEMVLARFVASLLVACAMGWLWQRLGRADWLRPPARPSFHGHGRGAAFWASVRHDVMHAGGFLVVGAMAAATLKAVVPASWLRGAADDPVVSILALAVLAVLLSICSEADAFVAASLSQFSLTARLAFLVVGPMIDLKLFAMQTGTFGRGFALRFAPATFVLAVLMSVLVGAVLL; encoded by the coding sequence GTGAGCACCACGACCAAAGCGGCCCCGACCCGGGCCGGCCGCCGCGACGCGGGCGATCCGCGGGGCGGGCGGTTCGATTCGTCCCTCGGTCTGATCATGCTGCTGGTCGTGGTGGTCACGGTGCAGGGGCCGATCCGCCGGGCGCTGTCGGCTCCGGTGACGCAGAGCTGGATGACCGTGTTCGTCGCGGTGGTCCTCCAGGCCCTGCCCTTCCTCGTGCTCGGGGTGGTGCTGTCGGCGCTCATCGCGGTGTTCGTCCCGCCGTCGTTCTTCGCCCGCGCGCTGCCGCGGCGGCCCGCCCTCGCGGTGCCGGTGGCGGGGGTGGCCGGGGCGGTGCTGCCCGGCTGTGAATGCGCCTCGGTGCCGGTGGCCGGGGCGCTGGTGCGCCGGGGCGTCACCCCCGCGGCGGCGCTGGCGTTTCTGCTGTCCGCCCCGGCGATCAACCCGATCGTGCTGACCGCCACCGCCGTCGCGTTCCCCCGCGACCCGGAGATGGTGCTCGCCCGGTTCGTGGCCAGTCTGCTCGTGGCGTGTGCGATGGGCTGGCTGTGGCAGCGGCTGGGGCGGGCCGACTGGCTGCGCCCACCGGCCCGCCCGTCCTTCCACGGCCACGGCAGGGGCGCCGCGTTCTGGGCGTCCGTACGCCACGATGTGATGCACGCCGGTGGCTTCCTCGTCGTCGGCGCGATGGCCGCGGCCACCCTCAAGGCCGTGGTTCCGGCGAGCTGGCTGCGCGGCGCGGCCGATGACCCGGTGGTGTCGATCCTCGCCCTGGCGGTCCTCGCGGTGCTGCTGTCGATCTGCTCCGAGGCCGACGCCTTCGTGGCCGCGTCCCTGTCGCAGTTCTCGCTCACCGCCCGGCTGGCGTTCCTCGTCGTCGGGCCGATGATCGACCTGAAGCTGTTCGCCATGCAGACCGGAACCTTCGGCCGCGGGTTCGCGCTGCGGTTCGCGCCCGCCACCTTCGTCCTCGCCGTGCTGATGTCGGTCCTGGTCGGGGCGGTGCTGCTGTGA